acaaacagaacactTATCAAATAGCGTACTCTAGTGAACCATTGCAACCAAACCCATTTAAACGAAAACCATATGAATAACTCTAACTGAACCGCCAATACGCATATGTAATCGTATGCTACGAACGCGTGGCGTCGCGGTCCAACATCCACCCGGCCCaacaacgccacgccaccacccGCGACTATCCGCTCGACGACGGGTGTTCTTACGTGTCTTGTGTTTAGTAGTTCCAAAAGCAGAGATTCAATTGTCGGTTTTTGCGTTACGTGTTTCCGTTACGTGTAGCGAAAGATTTACCTTTAATGACCTTTATTGCCTACTGTATATATTGTTAAATAGTtctaataaaaaaaggaaataaattattataaaattTCAATAGACGTTTCCCGCGAGTGGTGTccatgttttttatttttgctgtcggCCCCGATCACTGTGGCCTCGCCTCTCGTCGGTGGGTGTTTCGTCGCACGCAACGGCCGATTGCCGATCGCGGCGAATGTcgcggaaagaaaattatggTTTGTGTACATTACCACCCGGCAGATCAGCGggtcggaaaaacaaacgcaaatcAGCCATGTCCGGTTTCGGATCTGCCCCCAACGGACGGGGGGtacggggacggggacggacAATCGAGATCGACACGAAACCGGTGACAGCACCCCGGACACAACGGGAGATGATTTACGCTCGTTAATTACGCTTCCAATTGGTCGTATCGGAGGTGACAATCTGATAATGGCCGAacccgaccggcggccggtaTAAAAAGGCGCCAATGATCCGAATGGTAAGTAGAAGTATTTGGGTTTTGCTACCTGTTACTACCGTTCTTAGTATGGCTACGTCTACGCCACTGATTGTGCTCGTCGTTGGGGTGCTGCTGTGCATTCTGGGCCAGTCACGGGCCTCACCGCTGTCGGGAGAGCCCACCGGGGTCTGTGGCGGACTGTGACTGTGAACCACAACCTGGTGTCGCTAATTCGTATCACTCTATCACATCTGCAGGTGGCTCAAGTTCCGCAAATTCCGAACATGCCCGGACCGGGCGATTTCCCCAGGCCGCCCAATATGGCGCAGAGCCGTGTAAGTTACCAGCCGAAACTTCCGATGAACCGTAGTGAGTCTATCCCGTAAATCCCACAGGTGGTACGTCAAGCACCGCCGGACTTTCCCGACCAAGGAAagatgccaccaccgcccgaaGGCCCGCCGCCGATGCCGTCGATGGTCTGAATCACGCCGGCACACTATGTATACCACATCTCGCATTCCGAACAATCCAACCCGTATTCTTCTCTCTACCGTTGCTTCCACTTACAGCGAGCCCGCCGGGACACGGAAACGCCCTCGGGGCAGGCAAACGATCTTCCGACCTTCGCTCAAACTACTTCGCACGGACGGCGTGAAAAGCGGGCCGCCAAAGGGACCGGGGGCAAGTTTCCCAGTAAAACTGGATAAACTGTGCCAGTGGATAAAATAAAGGgtcaacgcaaaaaaacgaatcgGGAATAGAGCGTGCTGCAATCAACATGTACTACAATGGaataaaaaggcaaaaatcaCGCAAGCAACAAGAAAACACCAGCAGTCCGCTTCTTTcggtattttttatttccatcccGAATGGCCGATTAGTCGTCGTCGACCTGAGCCGATCGTTTCCGCTTGTGCACCATTTCCTGGTGCACCCGGAGGCTGTACTTGGTGTAGTACTGCTTCTCGCACACATCGCACCCGTGGCAGCGTTCCTCTCGGTGCCGTCGGATGTGGTTCCGGTAGCAGATGCGTGTCTGCAGAAACTTGCCACAGATGCTACACTCGAACGTTTTGCCCTCGATGTGCGATTCCATGTGGGCGGTCCGTAAGCTGGCCGTTTTGTACGACTTGTTGCAGACGGCACACACGTACGGGCGCTCCCCGGTGTGGCTTCCTGGAAACGGAGGTCCAATTAAGGCGTAGGGAACTTATTTCCTTCTCCCGGATGTCACTTACGTTCGTGCAAACGCAAGGCGGCTTGCGTGTTGTATAATTTGCCACACTGCGTACACTGGAAGCTCTGTGCCAGACTCTTTAGATGATGCGCCAGGGCCCGCGAAGTGAGAAACTTTTTGTCTGGAAGCACAACGAAAGATGACCACGTGAAACatgaccggaaccgggtggggCAACTCACCGCAGTGCTTGCAGGCAAACAGCTTCCCTTTACAAACCAACCGCACGTGTTGCTTCATGTCGCCCGCACCGATGTCCTCGTGACAGTGGGGACAAACGGTGCCGTCAGGGTGCAGATGTTTGCTGGAGACATGCACGCTTAGCCTCGCCAGTGATACGTACACGCA
The nucleotide sequence above comes from Anopheles bellator chromosome 1, idAnoBellAS_SP24_06.2, whole genome shotgun sequence. Encoded proteins:
- the LOC131206136 gene encoding protein enabled homolog isoform X1, yielding MATSTPLIVLVVGVLLCILGQSRASPLSGEPTGVAQVPQIPNMPGPGDFPRPPNMAQSRVVRQAPPDFPDQGKMPPPPEGPPPMPSMRARRDTETPSGQANDLPTFAQTTSHGRREKRAAKGTGGKFPSKTG
- the LOC131206136 gene encoding actin nucleation-promoting factor WAS-like isoform X2, which translates into the protein MATSTPLIVLVVGVLLCILGQSRASPLSGEPTGVAQVPQIPNMPGPGDFPRPPNMAQSRVVRQAPPDFPDQGKMPPPPEGPPPMPSMV